CAAGTTCCTTTTGAATCCTTCGTGAAAATATTCCATCGATTTGGAATTCTTGAGTACAGAAATTTTGTGAAGCACTTCGTCCAGGTTGCAAAAATTACAGGAGGGCTGGTAAAAAGACTCTCCCTTTCAGTAGATCTGGACTACGCCTATCTTTCTGGATTGGTGCACGACACTGGACTCGTTCTTGTGGCATCCACACAGGATTATAAA
The genomic region above belongs to Thermotoga sp. and contains:
- a CDS encoding HD domain-containing protein, which gives rise to MLYLAVQVPFESFVKIFHRFGILEYRNFVKHFVQVAKITGGLVKRLSLSVDLDYAYLSGLVHDTGLVLVASTQDYK